The Candidatus Saganbacteria bacterium genome includes a region encoding these proteins:
- a CDS encoding EscU/YscU/HrcU family type III secretion system export apparatus switch protein, which produces MAEKKEAGPEQKPDIELIPAEKKRTAVALRYDIEKDAAPLVLASGRGLVADEILRIAEENEIPLYENPRLADILSKLELDTQIPQEMYILVAEVLYFVYQLDRMAEKRQNLVKKIKDETKK; this is translated from the coding sequence ATGGCCGAAAAAAAAGAAGCAGGGCCGGAACAAAAACCCGACATCGAATTGATCCCGGCGGAAAAAAAACGCACAGCCGTCGCATTGAGATATGATATCGAAAAAGACGCGGCCCCTCTTGTCCTGGCTTCGGGAAGAGGTCTCGTCGCCGATGAGATCCTCAGGATCGCTGAAGAGAACGAGATCCCCCTTTACGAAAATCCGCGGCTTGCAGATATACTTTCAAAGCTTGAGCTTGATACACAGATACCTCAGGAGATGTACATACTTGTGGCCGAGGTCCTCTACTTTGTCTATCAACTGGACAGGATGGCGGAGAAAAGACAAAATCTGGTAAAAAAGATAAAAGATGAGACAAAAAAGTAG
- a CDS encoding 50S ribosomal protein L25, whose amino-acid sequence MDKVELEVKLRKDKPNRVRNSGAVPAVIYGKDFETLSVEVDAKKMSTLFGAGSNKNVLITLKVHDGKKLSDFPVLAHEIQTNALNDNISHIDFLRINMKEEIKTKVSVISIGEATGVKLDGGILVQALRQIEVKCLPADIPGKIEIDVTALKIGDSIHVGDITPPKGVTITSTRDDVVITVTMPTKEEEVAPVAAAVVEGVVTEEGAVPAEGAAAVEGAEPQKDKDKDKEKVPAEAAAKAKAPQKPSK is encoded by the coding sequence ATGGACAAAGTCGAACTGGAAGTAAAATTAAGAAAAGACAAACCTAACCGCGTCAGAAACAGCGGGGCAGTGCCTGCGGTAATCTACGGTAAGGATTTTGAGACCCTTTCCGTGGAAGTGGACGCTAAAAAGATGTCGACGCTTTTCGGCGCGGGATCAAATAAAAACGTCCTGATAACACTGAAAGTCCATGACGGGAAAAAATTGTCGGACTTTCCGGTCCTGGCGCACGAAATACAAACTAATGCCTTGAACGACAATATCTCCCACATAGACTTCTTGAGAATAAACATGAAAGAAGAAATAAAGACAAAAGTATCCGTAATATCGATCGGTGAAGCCACAGGCGTGAAACTTGACGGCGGAATACTGGTACAGGCGCTCAGGCAGATAGAAGTAAAATGTCTGCCGGCAGACATACCCGGCAAGATCGAAATAGATGTAACGGCTTTGAAGATCGGCGATTCGATCCATGTCGGAGATATCACTCCTCCAAAAGGCGTGACGATCACGTCTACCAGGGACGATGTGGTCATCACGGTCACGATGCCGACCAAGGAAGAGGAAGTGGCCCCTGTTGCGGCCGCTGTCGTTGAAGGTGTGGTAACGGAGGAAGGCGCAGTGCCGGCAGAAGGTGCAGCGGCGGTTGAAGGCGCCGAACCGCAAAAAGACAAAGATAAAGACAAGGAAAAAGTTCCTGCAGAAGCAGCGGCAAAAGCAAAAGCTCCTCAAAAACCATCTAAATAA
- a CDS encoding flagellar hook-basal body protein: MPDRILSIGQSALESSDAKVKAMMNNIVNAQTPGYKKSDVSIKSFPLMLENETQSLESGGRSGAMMPKVTGVFRDQAHGPIFKTGGATDAAIGGDGYFVLQGNEGEVFTRDGRFTLDQDGKLISISGKYPVLGKSGPIVVIPGSSIAISQNGSVLVDDVQVDMLRVVVFNDPKKLEPINNSLFKASSIDEATYEEDDNPRVIQGYIESSNVSIMDEYMEMILLSRMYDGNTKIIQSRDAALAKAIELGKPAQ; this comes from the coding sequence ATGCCTGACCGGATATTATCAATAGGGCAAAGTGCTCTCGAGAGCTCTGACGCAAAAGTCAAAGCGATGATGAATAATATCGTCAATGCCCAGACGCCGGGCTATAAAAAGTCAGATGTTTCTATAAAATCTTTCCCGCTGATGCTGGAGAACGAGACGCAGTCGCTTGAATCAGGCGGCCGTTCCGGAGCGATGATGCCCAAGGTGACCGGAGTATTCCGCGATCAGGCTCACGGTCCGATATTCAAGACCGGCGGAGCAACGGATGCGGCAATAGGAGGCGACGGATATTTTGTCCTCCAGGGAAACGAAGGCGAGGTCTTTACAAGGGACGGAAGGTTCACTCTTGACCAGGACGGGAAGCTTATCAGTATTTCCGGAAAATATCCGGTCCTCGGAAAGAGCGGCCCTATCGTGGTGATCCCGGGATCAAGTATCGCGATCTCACAGAACGGAAGTGTTCTTGTAGATGATGTACAGGTCGACATGCTCAGGGTCGTGGTATTTAACGACCCTAAAAAGCTCGAACCGATAAATAATTCGCTTTTTAAAGCATCTTCTATTGATGAAGCGACATACGAGGAAGATGATAACCCGCGGGTCATACAGGGCTATATCGAATCTTCGAACGTGAGCATCATGGACGAATACATGGAAATGATATTGTTAAGCAGGATGTATGATGGAAATACAAAGATCATTCAGTCTAGAGATGCAGCGTTGGCTAAGGCCATCGAGCTTGGAAAACCGGCACAATGA
- a CDS encoding flagellar hook-length control protein FliK, whose protein sequence is MGEMATSGGGIHPGAPIIWPTLKPTSSSQSQSQQTQTTQTTEQSSTTSTAQSSSQAAATSQSSAVSQSATSSVTVTSSASPQVRELTVNDIKTHLLSLQLVDSETNVKLASLMLRFGIELSRENFVKALGMLEGTDKSLSTQESALVLLSKGITGSKEALTMLSSHLAETPAISSQLSSIKSAMNQLSGVLASNQALLSPVMVSQLAALLAQFSDVIEGLPKKYKFGSESTNSIGRDDLINDVRALKSLLDGVQEKNLSQENKTTSENEVLRSTMMTTAKKLEGLLDNLLSQVILSKKSADGQLGKQDYLYYQIPNSLADPVKTIDLIIKRDPNSKNAVNPEDTQMVIGLETENLGKMVIAVTLKDKSVKFLFNTEVEATKKLVDEQNILIKETLSDKGYHVENVSSRVNTSMCIIKPYLIPLLGLDHLFRIDSTI, encoded by the coding sequence ATGGGCGAGATGGCCACAAGCGGAGGAGGCATCCATCCGGGTGCGCCTATAATATGGCCCACATTAAAACCCACTTCTTCTTCGCAGTCTCAAAGCCAGCAAACGCAGACGACCCAGACAACGGAGCAATCTTCGACGACATCTACGGCGCAGAGCAGCAGCCAGGCTGCCGCAACATCGCAGTCATCTGCTGTCTCTCAGTCGGCGACCTCATCGGTCACAGTGACGAGCTCAGCTTCACCTCAGGTCAGGGAACTCACCGTAAATGACATAAAAACCCATCTATTGTCTTTGCAGCTCGTAGATTCCGAAACAAACGTAAAACTGGCCTCACTGATGCTCAGGTTCGGCATCGAACTAAGCAGGGAAAATTTTGTAAAAGCCCTGGGGATGCTGGAGGGGACCGATAAATCGCTGAGTACCCAGGAATCAGCCCTTGTCCTATTGTCAAAGGGCATCACTGGGTCAAAAGAGGCTTTGACGATGCTCTCATCGCACCTGGCAGAGACTCCTGCGATCAGCAGCCAGCTTTCCTCTATCAAGAGCGCGATGAACCAGCTTTCCGGAGTCCTGGCATCCAACCAGGCGCTTCTTTCACCGGTGATGGTATCCCAGCTGGCCGCCTTGCTGGCTCAATTCTCCGATGTGATCGAAGGGCTGCCAAAAAAATATAAATTCGGCAGTGAGAGCACGAATTCCATCGGAAGGGATGACCTGATAAATGATGTAAGAGCGTTAAAATCCCTGCTCGACGGTGTCCAGGAGAAAAACCTGTCGCAGGAAAACAAGACGACATCCGAAAACGAGGTTTTAAGATCAACAATGATGACGACTGCAAAAAAACTTGAAGGCCTTTTGGACAACCTTCTTTCGCAGGTCATTCTGAGCAAGAAATCCGCTGACGGTCAGCTGGGCAAGCAGGATTACCTTTATTATCAGATACCCAACAGCCTTGCGGACCCGGTAAAGACGATAGACCTTATCATCAAGCGCGATCCAAACAGCAAAAACGCGGTGAACCCGGAAGATACGCAGATGGTGATAGGTCTTGAGACAGAGAACCTGGGCAAGATGGTGATAGCTGTGACCCTGAAGGATAAATCAGTTAAGTTCCTTTTTAATACGGAGGTCGAAGCGACCAAAAAACTTGTCGATGAACAAAATATATTGATAAAAGAGACTCTCTCAGACAAAGGATATCATGTCGAGAATGTCTCTTCCCGCGTCAATACATCGATGTGCATAATCAAGCCTTACCTGATCCCGCTTCTGGGGCTTGACCATCTGTTCAGGATAGACAGTACTATTTAG
- the flgG gene encoding flagellar basal-body rod protein FlgG, producing the protein MFQPLYVAATGLNTFEDEITDITNNLANSKTVGFKKGRTEKESLFVMEKNFSSHLNEAIRRQQEEGVGTSAVEFGTGVRVVSTPKDFTQGTIETTNNPTDIAISGEGFFQISMPDGKIAYSRAGGFHVDSDGNFVDPNGHLLDPPVILPQNTTSILIKENGMVFVSINNSIDLTEVGQINLAKFTSPAGLKSLGQNLYEETTASGSPMIGLPTQEGYGSLQQSALEQSNVDVISEMMRMIMVQRVFDTVTKAVQTYDAMLTSVERMKA; encoded by the coding sequence ATGTTCCAGCCATTATACGTGGCCGCGACCGGGCTTAACACTTTCGAGGATGAAATAACCGACATCACAAACAATCTCGCAAATTCCAAGACAGTCGGTTTCAAAAAGGGGCGGACTGAAAAAGAAAGCCTTTTTGTCATGGAAAAGAATTTCTCGTCGCATTTAAATGAAGCGATAAGAAGGCAGCAGGAGGAAGGGGTAGGGACAAGCGCGGTCGAGTTCGGTACCGGAGTCAGGGTCGTTTCCACCCCGAAGGACTTTACCCAGGGCACTATTGAGACGACGAACAATCCTACAGATATTGCCATATCGGGGGAAGGTTTTTTCCAGATAAGTATGCCTGACGGCAAGATAGCCTATAGCAGAGCAGGAGGCTTCCATGTTGACAGCGATGGTAACTTCGTAGACCCGAACGGCCATTTGTTGGACCCGCCGGTGATATTGCCGCAGAATACGACAAGCATTCTTATAAAGGAAAACGGCATGGTGTTTGTTTCGATAAACAACTCGATAGACCTCACGGAAGTAGGGCAGATAAATCTTGCAAAGTTCACAAGTCCCGCCGGACTGAAAAGCCTCGGACAAAACCTTTATGAAGAGACGACAGCGTCGGGGTCTCCGATGATCGGACTGCCTACTCAGGAAGGATACGGATCGTTGCAGCAGTCGGCGCTGGAACAGTCAAATGTGGACGTCATTTCGGAAATGATGAGAATGATAATGGTCCAAAGGGTTTTTGATACAGTTACAAAAGCCGTGCAAACCTATGATGCGATGCTAACATCCGTAGAAAGGATGAAGGCGTAG
- the flgA gene encoding flagellar basal body P-ring formation chaperone FlgA, which translates to MSVEENISEAVKNEIVRRNQALEDSRIDVGFKDPDAIFEGLTSKKEKLTYKIGIPENRRLSGNLVIPVNVYAGRNFIEQVNVNCSIKIFKKILVSSAKINKGAILTGKEMSLIEKDISVLPSTVIFEQDSILGKEAMTFIPKGTVLLDWMFKEVPVVRKGDIVELYKAVSGVNVSVKAVVLEDSYLGKNVRVRNLSSQKTVEGIVRSSKEVEAL; encoded by the coding sequence ATGTCCGTAGAAGAAAATATTTCGGAAGCGGTAAAAAATGAGATTGTCAGAAGAAACCAGGCGTTGGAAGACAGCAGGATCGATGTCGGGTTCAAAGATCCTGATGCGATCTTTGAGGGCCTGACAAGTAAAAAAGAAAAATTGACTTACAAAATAGGTATTCCGGAAAATAGAAGGCTTTCGGGAAATTTAGTGATACCTGTAAATGTCTATGCCGGCAGAAACTTTATTGAACAAGTAAACGTCAATTGTTCAATAAAAATATTCAAAAAGATATTGGTCAGTTCGGCGAAGATAAACAAAGGAGCAATATTGACTGGGAAAGAGATGTCTTTGATCGAGAAGGATATTTCTGTCCTGCCCTCGACAGTCATATTTGAGCAGGACAGCATACTGGGCAAAGAGGCTATGACTTTTATTCCTAAAGGGACAGTCCTTCTCGACTGGATGTTCAAGGAGGTCCCTGTCGTGAGGAAAGGCGATATCGTAGAACTTTATAAAGCGGTTTCGGGTGTCAATGTAAGCGTGAAAGCGGTCGTGCTTGAAGACAGCTATCTGGGTAAAAACGTCAGAGTGAGGAACCTGTCTTCGCAAAAGACGGTGGAGGGCATTGTCAGAAGTTCAAAAGAAGTAGAGGCATTATGA
- the hisI gene encoding phosphoribosyl-AMP cyclohydrolase has translation MELRFNKDGLVPAIAQDHKTGDVLMLAYMNAESLEKTLKDKKAWYWSRSRNKLWMKGETSGNVQRVKEVLYDCDEDAILLKVEQTGPACHTGNRSCFYRKFEL, from the coding sequence ATGGAATTAAGATTTAACAAAGACGGGCTTGTCCCGGCCATCGCCCAGGATCATAAGACAGGGGATGTCCTGATGCTCGCCTACATGAACGCCGAGTCGCTTGAAAAGACCCTGAAAGACAAGAAGGCGTGGTACTGGAGCAGGAGCAGGAACAAACTATGGATGAAAGGGGAAACTTCCGGAAATGTCCAGCGGGTCAAGGAGGTCTTATATGACTGCGATGAGGACGCGATACTATTAAAGGTAGAGCAGACCGGACCTGCCTGCCATACCGGCAACCGCAGTTGTTTTTACAGGAAATTTGAATTATAA